The Desulfatitalea tepidiphila genome window below encodes:
- a CDS encoding HDOD domain-containing protein: MGLVKVDKLTPGAVLADEVRDANDRLLLSKGQALEDKHFRILKMWGVFEVHVQGEDAPSENRSEPIDGERLAVVAGEVGEIFGAVDISHPAVKEVVRLSIAHRMKHPQAQPRPALRPMAGPTTVSRREMLAKLDRLDVQLPEVPSLVYELNEIIADPMSSAGDVAQVVNKSPSLTATLLKIVNSAFFGFRSKIDSISRAIMLIGSKELTSLALGITIMETFRTIPREVIDVASLLEHNLACGMVARIMAAHGNMIHTEQVFVSGMLHDIGRLVLCKYFPQNARYAFASAEQSGDSLLTIERNMLGCSHVQMGKHLLRKWKLPYALENSVAYHHQPSASPDPEMAAVLQMADMIVHGMGIGHSGENKVPCFDDKAWQRINLPVSAFQALVHQAAHQVETFRDLMRRS, from the coding sequence ATGGGTCTGGTCAAGGTCGACAAGCTGACACCCGGCGCGGTTCTGGCCGATGAGGTCCGGGATGCCAACGACAGGTTGCTGCTCTCCAAGGGGCAGGCCTTGGAAGATAAGCATTTTCGCATTCTCAAGATGTGGGGGGTGTTCGAAGTGCACGTGCAGGGAGAGGACGCCCCCTCCGAAAACAGATCCGAACCCATTGACGGCGAACGCCTGGCAGTCGTGGCCGGTGAGGTAGGAGAGATTTTCGGTGCCGTGGATATCTCCCATCCGGCGGTCAAGGAAGTGGTGCGGCTTTCCATCGCGCATCGCATGAAGCATCCCCAGGCGCAGCCGCGACCGGCGCTTCGGCCGATGGCGGGACCGACCACGGTGTCCCGACGCGAGATGTTGGCCAAACTCGACCGGCTGGACGTCCAGCTGCCCGAGGTGCCCTCACTGGTCTATGAGCTCAACGAGATCATCGCCGACCCCATGTCCTCGGCCGGCGACGTTGCCCAGGTGGTGAACAAGAGCCCCAGCCTCACCGCCACCCTGCTCAAGATCGTCAACTCCGCTTTTTTCGGCTTTCGTTCCAAAATCGACAGCATCTCCCGGGCCATCATGCTGATCGGTTCCAAGGAGTTGACCAGTCTGGCCCTGGGGATCACCATCATGGAGACCTTCAGGACCATTCCCAGGGAGGTGATCGACGTCGCCTCCCTTCTCGAACACAATCTGGCCTGCGGCATGGTGGCCCGTATCATGGCGGCCCACGGTAACATGATTCACACCGAGCAGGTTTTTGTCTCGGGCATGCTGCACGACATCGGACGTCTCGTATTGTGCAAATATTTCCCCCAGAATGCCCGGTATGCCTTTGCCTCGGCCGAGCAGTCGGGCGATTCGCTGTTGACCATCGAACGCAACATGCTCGGCTGCAGTCATGTCCAGATGGGCAAGCATCTGCTGCGCAAGTGGAAGCTGCCGTATGCCCTGGAAAACAGCGTGGCCTACCACCATCAGCCGTCGGCTTCGCCCGACCCGGAAATGGCGGCCGTGCTCCAGATGGCCGACATGATCGTTCACGGCATGGGCATCGGCCACAGCGGCGAAAACAAGGTGCCCTGCTTCGATGATAAGGCCTGGCAGCGGATCAACCTTCCGGTGAGTGCATTTCAGGCCCTGGTCCACCAAGCCGCGCACCAGGTGGAAACCTTCCGCGATCTGATGCGCCGGAGCTGA